One window from the genome of Maylandia zebra isolate NMK-2024a linkage group LG18, Mzebra_GT3a, whole genome shotgun sequence encodes:
- the alg3 gene encoding dol-P-Man:Man(5)GlcNAc(2)-PP-Dol alpha-1,3-mannosyltransferase: protein MRQLRPPRTRRYAADMAGVGGVRRKSPVSPSLLWGKLHTLWQDKYLLLFKTEYTLLVVSVLWFLEIGINVWVIQKVAYTEIDWKAYMDEVEGVINGTYDYTQLKGDTGPLVYPAGFVYIFTALYYITGHGVNIRLGQYIFAFFYLLTLLLVFRIYYRTKKVPPYVFFFVCCASYRIHSIFVLRLFNDPVAMMLLFAAVNLFIDGYWTLGCGLYSLAVSVKMNVLLFAPGLLFLLLSEFGLMKTIPKLSLCAGIQVVLGLPFLLENPVGYMSRAFDLGRQFMFKWTVNWRFLPEWLFLNRYFHLLLLAAHLLTLLLFAFRRWKRPGESIFELLKEPGKRKIPAQKSTVDQIVLILFTCNFIGMCFSRSLHYQFYVWYFHSLPYLLWSGGVKKLAHLLRVLILGLIELSWNTYPSTNSSSAALHVCHLIILLCLWLAPPLLSAAAETQEQKAVKDKRH, encoded by the exons ATGCGTCAGTTACGGCCTCCACGTACACGTCGCTACGCCGCGGACATGGCAGGAGTTGGAGGTGTGCGGAGAAAGTCTCCCGTTTCCCCGTCCCTGCTGTGGGGGAAACTCCATACGCTTTGGCAGGACAAGTATTTGCTCTTGTTCAAGACGGAATACACCTTGCTGGTGGTTTCAGTTTTGTGGTTCCTGGAGATCGGCATCAATGTGTGGGTCATACAGAAAGTAGCAT ACACTGAGATCGACTGGAAAGCATACATGGATGAAGTGGAAGGAGTTATCAATGGCACCTATGACTACACCCAGCTGAAAGGGGACACAGGCCCTTTGGT GTACCCAGCTGGGTTCGTCTACATCTTCACAGCTCTCTACTACATTACCGGCCATGGGGTGAACATCCGTCTGGGCCAgtacatttttgcttttttctaccTCCTCACACTGCTGCTTGTCTTCAGAATATACTATCGCACCAAAAAG gttCCTCCCTATGTGTTCTTCTTCGTGTGCTGTGCATCCTATCGGATCCACTCCATCTTTGTGCTCCGTCTCTTTAATGACCCAGTGGCCATGATGCTGCTGTTTGCAGCTGTCAATCTCTTCATAGATGGATACTGGACTCTGGGCTGTGGCCTCTACAG TTTAGCAGTATCTGTGAAAATGAACGTGCTTCTCTTTGCCCCTGGATTACTTTTCCTCCTCCTGTCAGAGTTTGGTCTAATGAAGACGATCCCCAAGTTATCGCTGTGTGCAGGCATACAG GTTGTGTTGGGGCTCCCTTTCCTCCTAGAGAATCCCGTTGGTTACATGAGCCGTGCCTTTGATCTTGGCCGCCAGTTCATGTTCAAGTGGACGGTCAACTGGCGCTTCCTGCCAGAATGGCTCTTTTTGAATCGCTACTTCCACTTACTCCTGCTGGCCGCTCATCTGCTCACCCTGCTGCTCTTTGCCTTCCGCCGCTGGAAGAG ACCAGGAGAAAGCATCTTTGAACTTCTAAAGGAACCAGGCAAGAGGAAAATCCCAGCTCAGAAAAGCACTGTGGAT CAGATTGTgctgattctgttcacctgTAACTTCATTGGCATGTGCTTCAGTCGCTCATTGCACTACCAGTTTTACGTCTGGTACTTCCACTCGCTGCCTTACCTGCTGTGGAGTGGAGGTGTCAAGAAGCTGGCCCATCTGCTCAG GGTCCTGATCCTGGGTCTGATCGAGCTTTCGTGGAACACCTATCCCTCTActaacagcagctcagctgcCCTTCACGTCTGTCACCTCATCATCCTGTTATGTCTCTGGCTAGCTCCACCTTTGctttcagctgcagcagaaacacaAGAGCAGAAAGCTGTAAAGGACAAACGCCACTGA
- the vwa5b2 gene encoding von Willebrand factor A domain-containing protein 5B2, translating into MVGLRNRSTWKPLLLKASCIKSCANGCSMGITAHLTYANADIESVEGVFIYPLGEKEVVVGFEAVIAGRLVGVQIQSRGKLKDCCLDCCPGVGLEGNGLEWGCCGSPSLDMQCTNGHLILDEDLERTTFIVGTGVIGPMDIVSIIISTTLELPTLENGAIRIVYPTLLTPLVTGKMTPSKSESGGKSDETGATSCFGATSGKQDRIVHSQQQCAHAIFTSPAVNLAPYELNFQLLVRGACLLAGLESPTHALRADADPSAQSASATYITLAQEHPYDRHIEIILHLSEPHSPLVILERGRLSFSQYEQQICSRRDFIRCTRKDSEPERKLEFVRKRYHKDILCSPVLMLNFCPDLLREPLEVHKATRELLFLIDRSGSMSGANIQRVKEAMVVALKSLPSGTMLNIVGFGTTIKPLFTSSKLCTDVTLTRAYEYVQRMRADMRGTNLLGALFWVYQQPMQRSYPRQVFIITDGSISNVARVLELVRRNACAGRCFGLGLGPRACRRLLQGVAKLTGGTTEFLDDEERLQPKLIKPLKKAFEPVLTDVRIDWYLPENMEALLTPNEIPPLYPGNRLIGYCTLYDMTSFKAKKAEEQSYKDLLRGSTGSVFGQSNDELSPPPASELMPVVTCADGTELEEALREISREISSEFSCAKDTDTGTSPGVELDWSSDVRKRIQESSYIQEQYILTRCSLSSERSLQTQSHSHIHASNSDGGFLSSCHCSGPVLDTGSLPQGLEKMPPPEQRSSLSRWADSSWQQDLSVKSPDSGTKKNGCLDGAEESRRRQKALARSTMAARSFSSPQGELEMHRLRRALERVSFDQTLGGKLEESDAETQPTPRGTASHRSLTDSNGLLFPASPLDWDSFTDPEYLFAAVPPDSPPPGQCRSLIHGVLSGRPVSWEVTVDLGHLWTPESQDIEVSGVYGRGGEEGRGGKSCQEIIHQLTARSVIRDFEKMAEKESDIGHGSAKRYRTKAIQTSKHCNIICMYTAFTTTDSNPNKGLADMDVQTTGLHLGNRQAFQSGIRRQRTYSVGLGRRHTTGDSAEVEDTWNSTDRDDTPASPCSVTSWDSSVGGSSYYTTAMATGTPSTRSQRSIESKSMESFFGTRFPLGRLRSSISSGKQVPVKSHCLSAETEKHPESEAPDYLPLVRLQLASGAFLLTEIYSDCVQIPLDRLKRASPYSLHRRSLSPALRCTSPSAPSLSTSAKPPGAPSGHHVTFSPSACSFVRPAIPPFHHTPDDTPLILESRLRRRYLSEQDPVTSPTDLPSSEEGSLELSISPFQNQNLGQADSGRGSETDIYEGSTPEQAYLQGSSQLAQEDLEGSTWATAVALAWLEHRCAGYFMEWELVAAKADSWLRCQKLPEGLDMAGLKGAARQLFLLLRHWDENIQLNMLCYNPNNM; encoded by the exons ATGGTGGGGCTGAGAAACCGCTCTACATGGAAACCACTGCTACTCAAAGCCTCCTGCATCAAATCTTGTGCTAATGGTTGCTCCATGGGCATCACTGCGCACCTTACCTATGCCAACGCTGACATAGAGTCTGTAGAAG GTGTGTTCATATACCCTCTCGGTGAAAAGGAGGTTGTGGTGGGCTTTGAAGCCGTGATCGCAGGCCGGTTGGTTGGGGTCCAGATCCAAAGCCGAGGAAAGTTAAAGGACTGCTGTTTGGATTGCTGCCCTGGAGTTGGTCTTGAAGGGAATGGCCTGGAGTGGGGCTGCTGTGGGAGCCCCAGTCTAGACATGCAATGCACCAACG GACATCTGATCCTGGATGAGGACCTGGAGAGAACCACTTTCATCGTGGGCACCGGAGTCATTGGCCCCATGGATATAGTGTCGATCATCATAAGCACGACACTAGAACTTCCCACATTAGAAAACGGAGCCATTCGGATCGTCTACCCCACACTCCTTACCCCGCTTGTCACTGGGAAAATGACTCCAAGCAAGAGTGAAAGTGGAGGGAAGTCTGATGAAACTGG gGCGACCAGTTGTTTTGGTGCCACCTCAGGAAAACAAGATCGGATCGTGCACTCTCAGCAGCAGTGTGCGCACGCCATCTTCACCAGCCCAGCTGTCAACCTGGCACCTTATGAGCTGAACTTCCAGCTGCTGGTCAGAGGGGCCTGTCTGCTGGCTG GACTGGAGAGCCCTACTCACGCTCTGAGGGCAGATGCAGATCCAAGTGCCCAAAGTGCCTCTGCCACCTACATCACCTTGGCACAGGAGCATCCCTATGACAGACACATAGAGATTATTTTGCACCTCAGCG AACCTCACAGCCCCTTGGTCATCTTAGAGAGAGGCAGGCTCTCCTTCAGCCAATATGAACAGCAAATCTGCTCCCGTCGAGATTTCATCCGATGCACCCGCAAGGATTCAGAACCTGAAAGAAAG CTGGAGTTTGTCAGGAAGCGATACCACAAAGACATTCTGTGCAGCCCTGTGTTGATGCTCAATTTCTGCCCCGACTTGCTGCGTGAACCTCTGGAAGTGCACAAAGCCACCAGGGAGCTGCTGTTTCTCATTGATCGCAGTGGCAGCATGAGTGGCGCCAACATCCAGCGTGTGAAA GAAGCCATGGTGGTGGCACTCAAGAGTCTACCTTCTGGCACAATGCTCAACATTGTGGGATTTGGTACCACCATCAAGCCCCTGTTCACCTCCAGCAAGCTTTGCACTGAT gTCACACTAACTCGGGCCTACGAGTACGTCCAGAGGATGAGAGCTGACATGCGAGGCACCAACCTGCTGGGGGCGCTCTTCTGGGTCTATCAACAGCCCATGCAGCGCTCGTACCCTCGCCAGGTCTTTATTATTACAGATGGATCCATCAGCAATGTAGCTAGAGTGCTGGAGCTAGTACGCAGAAACGCGTGTGCTGGCAG ATGCTTTGGCTTAGGCCTTGGTCCACGAGCCTGCAGGAGACTCCTGCAGGGCGTTGCCAAACTGACAGGAGGGACTACAGAGTTCTTGGATGATGAGGAGAGACTCCAGCCCAAG TTAATCAAGCCCCTGAAGAAGGCCTTTGAACCTGTTCTGACTGACGTACGGATCGACTGGTATCTGCCAGAAAACATGGAGGCTCTTCTTACACCCAATGAAATCCCTCCACTCTACCCCGGGAACCGCCTCATAGGATACTGCACGCTTTACGACATGAccagtttcaaagcaaaaaagGCAGAG GAACAGAGCTACAAAGATTTACTTCGTGGTTCTACGGGTTCAGTTTTTGGCCAGTCGAACGATGAGCTTTCACCTCCTCCTGCCTCTGAGCTCATGCCTGTGGTGACATGTGCAGATGGCACTGAGTTGGAGGAAGCACTGAGGGAAATTTCTAGAGAGATATCCTCTGAGTTCTCCTGTGccaaagacacagacacaggcaCCAGTCCAG GTGTGGAGTTGGACTGGTCCAGCGATGTGAGGAAGAGGATCCAGGAGAGCTCTTACATTCAGGAGCAGTACATCCTCACTCGCTGCTCACTCAGCAGTGAACGAAGTCTACAAACGCAGTCCCACTCTCACATACATGCCTCAAATTCTGACGGGGGCTTTCTCTCCAGCTGTCACTGCTCTGGTCCAGTGCTCGATACAGGGTCTCTGCCCCAAGGCCTCGAGAAGATGCCCCCTCCAGAACAGAGATCATCCCTGTCTCGCTGGGCAGACTCATCATGGCAGCAAGACCTTTCAGTCAAATCCCCAGACAGCGGGACCAAAAAA AACGGGTGTCTGGATGGAGCTGAGGAGTCTCGTAGGAGACAAAAAGCACTAGCACGTTCAACGATGGCAGCGCGAAGTTTTTCGTCCCCCCAGGGTGAATTAGAGATGCATCGGCTGAGAAGGGCTCTGGAGAGGGTCTCCTTTGACCAAACACTGGGAGGGAAGCTGGAAGAAAGTGACGCGGAGACACAGCCAACACCACGAGGGACAGCGTCCCACAGAAGCCTCACCGACTCCA ATGGACTCTTGTTTCCCGCCTCCCCTCTGGACTGGGACAGTTTCACAGATCCAGAGTATCTCTTCGCTGCTGTCCCGCCTGACAGTCCTCCCCCAGGCCAGTGCCGTTCCCTTATTCATGGTGTCCTGAGTGGCAGGCCTGTGTCCTGGGAGGTCACTGTAGACCTGGGGCACCTCTGGACCCCTGAGAGTCAGGACATTGAAGTAAGTGGGGTATATGGAAGGGGAGGTGaagaaggaagaggagggaaATCGTGCCAGGAGATCATTCACCAACTGACCGCTCGCTCAGTTATAAGAGACTTTGAGAAAAtggcagagaaagagagcgacATTGGACATG GCTCAGCGAAGCGATATCGTACAAAGGCTATCCAGACAAGTAAGCACTGTAACATCATCTGTATGTACACAGCCTTCACCACCACTGACAGCAATCCCAACAAAGGCTTGGCTGACATGGATGTGCAAACCACAG ggcTACATTTGGGAAACAGGCAGGCTTTTCAGTCAGGAATTCGTAGGCAGAGGACTTATTCTGTAGGTCTGGGCAGACGGCACACCACTGGAGACAGTGCAGAGGTGGAAGACACCTGGAACTCTACAG ACAGAGATGACACTCCTGCCTCACCCTGTAGTGTAACATCCTGGGACTCTA GTGTAGGGGGCAGCTCCTACTACACTACAGCCATGGCAACAGGCACCCCGAGCACTCGCTCACAGCGATCTATAGAGAGcaagtcaatggagagcttcTTTGGCACCAG gTTCCCGCTGGGCAGGCTCAGGTCCTCCATTTCATCAGGAAAGCAGGTGCCTGTCAAGTCCCACTGCTTATCTGCCGAGACTGAGAAACATCCTGAAAGTGAAGCTCCAGACTACCTGCCCCTG GTTCGTCTGCAGCTGGCATCAGGAGCTTTTCTTCTGACTGAGATCTACTCTGACTGTGTCCAGATTCCTCTGGACCGCCTTAAAAGAGCATCGCCATACAGTCTCCACCGCCGTAGTCTCAGCCCAGCCTTACGCTGCACATCTCCCAGTGCTCCATCCTTGTCCACTAGTGCCAAACCTCCTGGTGCTCCCTCTGGTCACCACGTTACCTTCTCTCCTTCCGCTTGCTCCTTTGTCAGACCAGCCATTCCACCTTTCCACCACACTCCAGATGATACTCCCCTAATTTTGGAATCGAGGCTTCGCCGAAGATACCTCTCTGAACAAGACCCTGTCACCTCTCCCACTGACCTCCCCAGCTCTGAAGAGGGTTCTTTGGAGTTATCCATCAGCCCCTTTCAGAACCAGAACCTCGGCCAAGCAGACAGTGGCCGTGGGTCAGAGACAGATATATATGAAGGCTCTACACCTGAGCAAGCTTACCTCCAAGGGAGCAGCCAGTTGGCTCAAGAGGATCTGGAGGGCTCAACTTGGGCCACAGCTGTGGCCCTAGCGTGGCTAGAGCACCGGTGTGCCGGCTACTTTATGGAGTGGGAACTGGTAGCAGCAAAAGCAGACTCATGGCTGCGCTGTCAGAAGCTGCCCGAGGGACTGGACATGGCAGGGCTTAAGGGAGCAGCCAGACAgctgttcctgctgctgcgCCACTGGGATGAGAACATTCAGCTGAACATGCTGTGTTATAACCCAAATAATATGTGA
- the mul2 gene encoding mitochondrial ubiquitin ligase activator of nfkb 1-A, translating into MEGFFVTISEAACLGVSLALSGFSFYLYKKSRTTIDKLNNAPRLPIDKKLKDLLKVTPGACLQYVVIEGGVKPAGKPLISWHNIENVGVLRRFMVKEHRLLWNGFLRTWTDNERLLHENVEAVPFLLVGLDSTEIRVLSPLQAAGLDMEVTYEKFHQVSHSLGDLMGQYFTGEKPKGQLEIEEMLKVGTNLTGVGELNLDTDGTLSLRPPSNGSQYFLTPADFDTLQGENEDIAFWWKVLAITSALAGAAIIFWAGLRYYRHLKDLREQERERREFNRLQINVPDQDNLQDVAMCVICLSQPRNCVLLDCGHVCCCHNCYQALPQQYCPICRQRIVRVLPLYQV; encoded by the exons ATGGAAGGATTCTTCGTGACAATTTCAGAGGCAGCGTGTCTTGGAGTGAGCCTTGCTCTCTCAGGCTTCTCCTTCTACCTATATAAGAAGAGCCGAACAACAATAGACAAACTCAAC AATGCTCCACGGTTACCCATAGATAAAAAACTCAAGGACCTCTTGAAAGTTACTCCAGGAGCGTGTCTACAGTATGTCGTCATTGAAG GTGGTGTAAAACCAGCTGGAAAGCCTCTCATTAGTtggcacaacatagaaaatGTTGGTGTGCTGCGTAGATTCATGGTGAAAGAACACAGGCTGTTGTGGAATGGATTTTTACGTACATG GACAGATAATGAACGACTCTTGCACGAAAACGTAGAGGCGGTGCCCTTTTTATTAGTGGGACTGGATAGTACCGAAATCAGAGTCTTGTCGCCTTTACAGGCCGCTGGGCTGGACATGGAGGTCACATATGAGAAATTTCACCAGGTCAGTCACAGTTTGGGTGACCTCATGGGACAGTACTTTACTGGGGAGAAGCCAAAAGGTCAACTGGAGATCGAGGAAATGCTCAAA gtgGGGACAAATCTTACAGGTGTAGGCGAGTTGAATCTGGACACAGATGGCACTCTGAGTCTCCGACCCCCTTCTAACGGTTCACAGTACTTCCTGACCCCAGCGGACTTCGACACCCTGCAAGGGGAGAATGAAGACATTGCTTTTTGGTGGAAAGTGTTGGCCATTACTTCTGCTTTGGCAGGGGCAGCAATCATTTTCTGGGCCGGGTTACGCTACTACCGCCACCTTAAGGATCTCAGGGAGCAGGAACGGGAAAGAAGGGAATTTAACAGACTGCAAATTAATGTACCAGACCAGGACAACCTTCAAGACGTGGCCATGTGTGTTATTTGCCTCAGTCAGCCCCGTAACTGTGTCCTGTTGGACTGTGGACACGTGTGCTGCTGCCACAACTGCTACCAGGCTCTGCCACAGCAATATTGCCCTATTTGTAGACAGAGGATTGTAAGAGTGCTACCTCTATATCAAGTCTGA